GGCAGGATTGTAAGGACTTTAGCTGCAGTGCTACATGGGAAAATAGGCTTTTGCAATAACTCTGCAGGAAAAGGGGAATATTATTTCTGCAGCAGGAACAGGGGACTCTAGTTGCAGCTTTGCAGGAAAAGGGGACATTTTCCCACCAGAACGGAATTTTTGCGGCAGCAGGAAAAACACTTGGCAGTTCAGCAGAAACAGGGGACTTTTTCTGCAGCAGGAACTTTATCTGCATTGATGGGAATGGCCGACAAGGCATCAGGAAGGATGCTTGGAGGAAGCACAGACAGAACCAGGCAGTACTGGTGTCAACTTCGTGCTGCTGTTGGAAGCTATGATGACCACAATTACTTTAGTGGCCTTTTAAAGACCCATTTAGAAGAGCTGGGCCAGCACCCTGCCAAGGACATGGCAGGATGTTATAGTGACTCTTGGAATGACTGTTGACGGCTCCAAGGATTCAGGGaatacagaatcagagtggTGGTAAGCTTAGAATGGAGAATATCTGATGATCTGGCTGAAGGTCTTGATGCAGTGCAGGGTAGCAAGGTGAACTGGTTAGGCAGGTGTGCATAATTATCAGGGATCCGGGAGTCGCCCACACGactaacacacaaaacacacacacagggagacacacaggagcacacagagagaggggggaaacacggccatgacaacaacaacagaagatcAAAGTACCTCAAACTTGAGGTAAAGAACAgtattaaagttatttttgaaaaatgacatttttatctTTGGGGGCGTTACAGGTGTCTTTACGTTGTTTACTACCAACACAGCAGTTGACAGAATGGACCCTACACATGGCCCACAAAGAACCAGCACGTCCTCTTCTCCATCGCCCCCCACAGGGGGCTCAGCTACCCTGGATACTTGGGACATAGTGGTGCTGGTTGTCTACTTTGTGCTGATTCTGGCCGTTGGCTTTTGGGTGAGTACAACAGAGGAAAACAGAACTGTGTTCCAATATTTTAAcagatcattttttttacatgataagCTCCGTAAATGAGAGTTAAGCGTTAATGGCTTGAAATCAAAATGTACCACACTGAGTTTTGCCTCTTTGTCCTGTAGCTTCTGCAATACCAAGCAAATTCTAGTTATGTCCTTCCACTGGAAAAGTCTGtatgaactttttcttcttcttctgacgCTCTAAAGACGCCTCTCTTCAACCTTTGAAGTTTGAGAATGAGCGTTCTTCTATCTTTAATGGAACTTCTCAAAACAAACTTTCAAAGAATTTGTTGACAGTgttcaaaacagagaaaactaataacacacataacacacagacAACTCTTTTCAGCTGGTGACCCCAGTTACAGAACATGCATTTAAAATCCATTACTGATCTACGACCTGCGAGTCAGCATTATCtgataaaacaacaactttgaatcttgattttttaaacctttttgggattatttttttacccttttgAAAGGATCTGAGTTTAATTAATAACCAAGGCTGATGTGGTCTAAACAGTTAGAGTTTGTAATGCTCCAAACACAGGGTTCAGGGAGTGACATCACTCAGTATGTGGCAGGatgcaattatttttttctttttagcagGTTACAGTGATGGCAAAGAAAGCGTATTTGTTCGTTTTAGTTCAGTGCTTAATTACAGATGTTGAAGCACATCTTTTCCTTAAGTTGTCtattttaaagatttctcaTTCTTCTGCCAGTCCATGTTCAGGACAAAGCGCAGCACGGTGGATGGATACTTCCTGGCTGGGAAGAGCATGACCTGGTGGCCGGTGAGTCACACAACACAGTGTAGACAGTTAGTGGCTGaaatttaaaggtcaaatattatgcaaaatacactttaccatgtttttctaacactaatatgtgtccctagtctgtctacaaacccccccaattatgagaaaagtccatcctctctgtcttttgcctgctccacttttcagaaaatgtgtgctcaaacaggctgtttggagatttttcccttcatgacatcacaaagggcagtaacccctcccccaggtgggtgacactaccacagctaggtgtttgttctgccctctgagtctgccttctcaccgtaaacaatagggcatgaagcgagaaagcccaccaagcccttccagagagggggtgtggtcagacaccgctcatttacatatttaaaggtacagacacagaaacagcctgttctgatcagggctgaaatagaggggtttataggcaggATCAAATTCAGGATTTTAGCAAGAAACTTTCAGCTTTAAGTATGTTTTAAGCTCAGTTTAAGCACTGATTTAATTAGCTCCCAACAAGACCACACCGATGCCCTTGGAGTTTCTAATATCTTCAAAAATCTCCTTATTCTGACTCTTTGATCTATATTTAGGTGGGTGCCTCGCTGTTTGCCAGTAACATTGGCAGTGGACATTTCATCGGCCTTGCAGGGtcaggagctgctgcaggaatTGGAGCTATTGCATATGAGTGGAATGTAAGCTATTTACGGCTTATATATGCCCTAAACACCTGctaatatattttataaaaaaatttAAGTATAGACTCTAATGTTGGTATTTGATCCTCCACAGGGTATGCTGatggtgctgctgctggggtGGCTCTTCCTGCCCATTTACATCGCGTCTGGGGTAGAGCTTGAATACATGAAATATCACACCTGTGCACATGAATCCTTTTGTTCactcaaaccttttttttaatcattctttGACTTTATTTCCTCCTCCAGGTTACAACCATGCCAGAGTATTTGCAGAGGCGGTTTGGTGGCAGAAGAACGCAGTTATTTATAACCGTTTTGTCCTTATTTATCTACATTTTCACAAAGATATCGGTATGACACAAACCCACTATCATCTTTACACTATGTTAATCCAAATACGTGTGTGTtgcatgttgttttcttttaccttTTATCTGCAACATATGTGtcccatgtgtgtgtttctgtgtaggtGGACATGTACGCGGGTGCACTTTTCATTCAGCTGGCTTTGAAATGGAACCTCTACCTGGCTGTGATCTTGCTGCTGTCAGTCACTGCTCTCTACACTGTAGCAGGTGATCTTTCTTCTTACCTCGCCCCTTTAGAAACGTTTTCTGCAGCTTACAGATAGGAgtgatgtgttttattcttcTGTTAGTCTTTGACTTTGTGGTTTCCCAGGGGGTCTGGCTGCAGTTATCTACACAGATGCAGCTCAGACAGTGATCATGCTGGCAGGATCTCTCACCCTCATGGGCTTCAGTAAGTCAAATCTGACAGCCGAAGCATAAAACCGTGCCGTTAACAGCAGCTTGTAGTCCAGTTTATGTGACCCTGATGTTCGCATTGTTTAGGCTTTGCAGAGGTCGGAGGCTGGGATGCTCTGATGGAAGGATACTTTAAGGCCATCCCTTCGATCCGTGTCCCTAACTCAACCTGTGGTCTCCCACGAGAAGACTCCTTCCACATCTTCAGAGACCCGTTTAACTCAGACCTGCCCTGGCCTGGAGTCATCATCGGCATGTCCATCCCCTCCATGTGGTACTGGTGTTCTGATCAGGTGATATAGTAAAAAAGGAAGCAATTTTTGGGAATAACTCTTTCCATCAAATGTAACAAAGACCTGGATATGCCAACATGGACATACCATATTAGTTCTACTAATATTTAAGATATGCTCAGGTTTGTCATCTTTTGAAGATAAAAGTGTAACAATGTTCTTCCAGCTTGTTTATGAAGCTTTAAGACAAATCACATCTTCAGAATTTGGCATGTTGTGCTCTTCAGAAAGGTTgcatattccttttttttttttttttactgattcaagattcaagattcaacgtttttatttgtcacatgctcatacagatgtgcagtgaaatgtaaagactgttccgcaaggccgtGCAATAACattcaaattactaatacacatatatacagtaaaatagaatataatgtaaaattaaaaaaaagaattatttgaatatacaaaatatagaatatagaataacCTGTATACTCAAGTTACGCCTAATCTCAACTCTCACAGTTGCGTTCCCGGGGAATGTGGAAGTGTTCTGTCAAATCATCAAGTCTGAGAGGGCTCTGATGCAGAAAACAAGCATTACATGCATTGTTTCTGCATTTGCAGTGCATTTTTTACGTCAATAGTTTGTGCTATTGCTAGTCGGGCGGACTTGTTGGCTGCCGTAGGATTACGATTGAAAGATTAAAACACGCTGTTACAGATCACTATACAATTAAAGATTGAGAGGATGAGGTTAACAGGAACATGTTTGCTTGGAAAATAGTACAAGTTAGAAGCAGGTCATTGTCTTAGACTGCTGTACAACCTGACCTCTTTGTCTGACAGACGAGTCGCCTCCTGTTGGCCTTTGTAAAGAATGCAGATTTAAGGCACTTTAAGGCACTTTAAGGgacattggcttcactttacAGATCTGTgccctacttttattttttaagtccaGTCTTTATTTGATAAAGTATCAAAGTGTTTCTATGCTCAGCAACCAAACATGACACAACTCATGGTGTCAAAGAGCATTTCCTGTCTTCtcagaaacaaaacttttgcacgtGAAACCTTTACCCCTTGATACCTGCCAGGTGTCTCAGCGATAACAATATGATTCACGATGATCACATCCCTTCTGACTCATATTTATCGTAATACTGCTCGAATGTACTTGTGTTCCTCTGCATGTCTTTATAACTCATTAACCAAGCAGATCGAGAGTAAGTAGCTGTgcgtgtgtttctctgcaggtgaTTGTGCAGCGATCCCTGGCTGCAAAGAACCTGAGCCATGCCAAAGGTGGCTCACTATTGGCTGCATATCTCAAGGTTCTGCCTTTCTTTGCCATCATGCTGCCCGGCATGATCAGCAGGATACTTTACACAGGTAAGACATTTATATCTCATTctgaaaaaacagaataaatccaGTGGATGTATCCTAAATGATACTTCTGTAAAATAGTAAAGTAATGCAGTTTTAAATACAGGACAGACTGATTGCATTCAGGTGATGATGGTGTATTGAATTCTCAGACGTTTCAATGATGTCTTGTAGATGATGTGGCGTGTGCAGACCCTGAGCGGTGTAAACAGATTTGTGGAAACCCAGTGGGTTGTTCAGACACCGCCTACGTCAGGCTGGTGATGGAGCTGCTGCCTGCAGGTGAGACACTTTCCCCTTTCTTTCACCTCTTGTCCTACATTTTGagctctgtttttgtgtgtgtgtgtgtgtgtgtgtgtgtgggatgaactctgtgttttttcctccCAGGGCTGAGAGGTTTGATGATGGCCGTAATGATCGCTGCCCTCATGTCCTCGCTGACCTCCATCTTCAACAGCTCCAGCACCATTTTCACCATGGATTTGTGGAAGAGTGTCAGGACCAGCGCCTCCGAGTGGGAGCTCATGATTGTGGGCAGGTTTGTGACCTTTTCGGTGTTCTAATAATTGAGCAAAGAACAAATACAGACCAAGACATTCCAGCAAAAACcctgaaaaagaaataataCCGACTCAGCACAGTTTATTGAGAGAATCAGAAGTACGGAAACAAAAAAGCTGAAAGTCTATATGATCAAGGCAATCACATTTTTGGTATATTATACCCTTCCCCCCTCTCGTTTGGGATGAAAGAGTAAAAATACAATATGCTCAATACAGCGAATAGTTGATGATGTTGCTAAGCAGGTCAATATTAGGGTAAATCTGTTCACAAGATTTTTGTTCCGTATTCCtgagaccttttttttaaggatttgtaTTTGAGGATAGGAAATTGGGGGGAGGACATGTGAGGAAGGAActacaggtcggatttgaacccaggctgtccacttggaggaccaagACATGGAGCGAAATCTAACCGCTCTGGTTCAATTGGCAGTCAAGTTGCCTCgtaaccggaaggtcaggggttccattccccagctcctgcagctacatgtccgttgtgtccttgggcgagacacttaaccccaagttgctcctgctgcctcGTCTGTGGCATATGAtcgtgtatgaatgggattagttacttcttaTGGATTATAGATAAGGTTTATTTCCCCTTCAGGTTGTTTGTACTGGTGCTGGTGGTGGTGTCGGTGCTGTGGATTCCCGTCGTCCAGGCCAGTCAGGGTGGTCAGCTCTTCATCTACATCCAGTCCATCAGCACATACCTCCAGCCTCCCGTCTCCATCATCTTCCTCTTGGGCTGCTTCTGGAAGAGGACCAATGAGAAGGCACGGTGGTATATAAACTGatacatttgcattttaatcaaGAGTGATATTATGGTTTTGTTCCTTAATGACTCttccctcctcgtcctctttaGGGTGCATTCTGGGGTCTCGCTATCGGCCTGGCGATTGGCTGCATCCGCATGTTGTTGGACTTTATTTATCCAGCGCCCCTGTGCTACGAGGAGGACAACAGACCGGGGGTGTTAAAGTACGTCCATTACCTTTACTTCTCCATGCTGCTGTCTTTCATCACTCTGGTTGTGGTGGTGGTCATCAGCCTGGCAACGGAAGAGCCCAAACCGGAACAGGTGAGGACTTCAAATCAGGTTGAAGTTAAAGTTTCAAGTTTATTTCCAAACAGGGAATATAAAGATCTCTTCTTGTATCATTGATCCAGACGTAGAAACTAAATCTCActttttgattttctctttcaaTCACTCTAAAAAAACGGTGCACTAACCATTTCTGAGAACTTAAGATCTTAATgggtcctcctcctctgatatGAAGCACCTTCAGGCGTTAATAACACCTCAGAGTACCTTATTGCCAAGTTTGTATTTGACTGATTTAAAACCTAAACCAAATGTTTCATcctttaggtaaaaaaaaaacataccgaggattattttgttgttaCTCATACATGAGTCAACAGTACCATCTAAATAGTCTACAGGAGATATCTCATTATCCCAGACCTTTTATGCACGCTGTATCATCACTTCTGTTTCACAGATTAGTCGTCTCACCTGGTTCACAAGGTTTGACCCAGTAGAGCCCAAAGAGCAGGTCTTCTCAGTGGAGCAGAGTAAAACCACCCCAGAGGTGATAACTACTCAGACAAACAGGACGGACGTcacagaaaaagatgaagagaggTCCAATGGAAAAGCTTCTCATCCAAGAAAAGGTGGGTCATTGCTGCTGTCTCACACTTTCCGACTCTTTGTCAGAGcttcctgttcacacacaccctctcttcctcctgaaCTCTTCAGACTCCTCATCCTCCACGCCCAGCGTCCAGAGCCAGTCCAGGCTGATTAGCGCCCTCTACTGGCTGTGTGGGATGGAGCGAGGGAACGAGGGAGAGGAAAATCCAGCAAAGCCTCTCGTACCCGAACAAGCAATCTTCTCTCTGGAAGAAAATCGACATATGCGACTCATCGTCAACGTTAACCTCCTCATATGTCTCAGCGTGATCTGCTTTATGATTGGCTACTGGGGCTGAAGGCAGGTTAtggtgtgtgttgttgtgtacaGATATTTGCACCTTATTTTTGTCTTATTATGCTGCTTAAATGAACACAATAAAAGAGATATATCCAAAAAAACTTTGTAACACAGATTTggctgccatttttttttaacttgcaaATTAAATCTTGTGAAAAATGTTACTTATAGCAagtaaaaatgtacaatattGATGCATCACAAGATGATCTTTAGTAGCCTAGGCTGCTTTCTTTGAGTTCTTAAGATACAGCTTTAGAATAAAAGCTCAATTTGTAgtgtttttgattaaataataaaacctaAAGGACTGCTCTTTAACAGACTATGATCATGTTTGTTATTTCACCTTTGATTGTAGAACTTGAATAAACTTTAAAATCTCGACAGAAGAACTTCTATTGAGATAAGAGGAAGATGAGAAAAGCTGACAACACTGTAAAATATTGAACAATCTTTAATAAAGGGTAAGGATGCATTGTATGATGCATTATGTGCAGAAAAGCCAACATTAAAATGATGAGAACAAATGAAAAGACGATCAAAGAGCcgaaggaaaaaaataaaacacccaAACAGACTGAAGATTGTCGGccgttgcaaaaaaaaaaaaaaaaaaacacaattgagaattacatttttctaaTTACTTGGCTGTTTTTGGTCGCAGCTTtaaacttttacatttattttaaaaagtccttTCGAAGGAGGAAAGCTAAtatcaaaaaaacaatcaaattcaACCCCCTGGATTAATAGAAGGAAAACTCCCTGAAATACCAGAAATGAAAGTGGAGGCGACACCGCAGGGAGACTCCTGCACTTTCATATTGCACTCGTAACAAAATATTTGGTCATCAACATCCATAAGAGGAGCCTTAGCAGCTCTTGATTTGAATTACATTTCCTTTGGCCCACTTGCATTTCTTTGGTCCTTTAAATTTGCACATTTAGTGCGATGCTGGAGTGTGTGGTCAAATCTGAAAAGCCTAAACGTCACATTTGGGGAGTTGAATCTGAAGGGGGGAagaattattttgaaaatcccAGGAAGTGATTTCACGATGGATTCTCATTTTCACTAGAGGCTGGCTAACACTTAAATATCTCCACAAACGTTATTAACTCTGACCTGGTGCTGAGACCAGATTTACAGACTGACTCAGAACACACTCACAGCTTTAAACGTTTAGCATCAATAGCCAGATTCTCTGATGCTCTTGGAGTACGGCCCCCGCATGTTCAGTTGTTTATTAAGGATAAATTTGCTTCGAGACTAGTGAAGCTCTGCAGCCCAAACAACAGGGGTTTGATGTGAAATCTGACACTCATCAGGAGTTTTGTTATGAAGTTTCAGGTTTAAAGTCTCAGCAAAGCAGAAGAAGATGTGGCCGTTGTTTCCCCAGAAAGCATCCTGGCATCATGGGAGTTTCGAGTACGGAGCTGGAGTTTGTTACCTCTCTGATATTTGATTCTAAACATTCAAAACTGCTCTGTTGACCACcctggagggaggaggaagttCTTTCTCACAGCTTGGTGCTCTCATTTGGGTCTGTGGCGGTGGCGACTGCAGCAGGCTCTTGACCAGCAGAGCTCTCTTCTTGTTGGTCAACAATCACCTCCGGGATGAAGGCTCGACCAATCCCCTTTAGGATCAGACCTCCGTCTGTACACGACAGTTAGGGGGGACAGGTTAGATAAAATGATCAGTTTAGAGAATCATACATACACTGTTTTTACCTGGGAGCACCAACGCCACCGTAACACACTCAGTAAGACACCAAGGATTGATCTTTGTTTGAAAAATCTTAATACTGCAAAGATAACAGTGAAGTCACTTTTTTATATGTAGATGCAGTTTTTTGAAGGGGTATCCTTGGTGTATTAATCTGTTAATGCAACACATTTTAGACCTGTTACAGAAGTGCACACAGACGGTTTAAAAGGCACGTCGGTTATCACAGAAAACTGTTAGTAGGCAAAAAGCTGTCAGACCCCAGCatcaggggaggggggggggggggggggagggggaggggggggggtggggtccCAAGCATGTTAGTTCTGTTGCACTAAAAGGTTAAAGTGGAGGGGGAGATGCATACTAACATACATGAAAACatgtatacagtatgtttaaAGCCAACTATAGCACACACACGGAGCAAAACAACAACGACTTTGTTTcccttcaacacacacacacacgcatgcatgcacacacgcacgcacgcacgcacgcacgcacgcacgcacgcacgcacgcacgcacacacgcagtGGACACAGAAGCAAGACCAAAGGCATCAGCCAATCAAATCCTTACCATTACCTGCCTTGCAAAGCTCATCATATAGGCAGGCCGGCAGTTCAGACATCTGcaatatttacacatttcctGTCATGCATCAGATCACCAAAATTAGTGTGCGCAGCTCTATGACACAGTGAAACCACAAGCAGAACTACAAACAGCATCGCCTTGAGAGGAAGCAGAGATGACTAAATACTGAATATCAGCAGAAGACCAGCAAGGGGTTTCAGTCGTTAAACGCCTACACAATGAAAACTTATAAACATCcctaaagatgtttgttttgtatagATGATGATGTATTACACCTGAAattacaaattcaaaacacagtaaaaaatactaaataaaagATAAACTCCTCAAGTCAACAAATTCTATAATGAAGTATAATTCTGGGGCAGGCGCACTTAAATAATTCAATTAATGTGAAATTCGTTAGCAGTAGTTACTTTAAGAGTAGTTCAACAAATAATCAGCAAagacatttttcctttttactgTTAGATGAAACCTGTATGTTAACACTGTTAACGCAAAGGGaaggccaatcagatttcaaggggggtaTGCCACCCCTGGGCACCCATTtccaacattaaaacatctttaGTGATAATCCAATACCATCATTTATTTCCTAATACATCATATATTATCCATCTCTAACTTCAAGCAGAATACTTTTCGTGCTCATAAAGTCAATTTTCAGTGAagtaaattatgtttttgtttcttccacCACTGACTCATATGCCTTTATATGTGATGATACTTTACACAATTTTGTATTCAAACTATTTCTAAAGAAGCATTGAGAAGCAGGGTTTTTGAggcagagaaaaacagactgttTACCTGTTATGATCTTGGAGGCGGAGCTGAAGAGGTCATTACCGTCCTCATTGGCAGCAGGTTGCGGTGGCGGCGGCAGGCTGGGTCGGGGCTTTGGCTTGGGAGCCGGTCTGGAGGGTCGAGGGAGGGACCCTGAGTGGTGGAAAGACAGCGGGGTGGCGTGCGGCGCATCGTGAGGTGGAGTGTCTGGAGGGGTGGGAGTGCTGGGGGGAGAGGGCTCAGACTCCACCTGGGCCTGGTGGGCTTGAGGAGGCTGCGGAGGAGGGTGGCTCGGGGCGTGGATTATGTTGTCTTTGCTTGGGTGGCGCCTGGGAGTGATGGGCGGGTGATGAGAGGAGCCGGGTGTCTGGGTGTTGCTTGGCTGGGTGGCAAAGGGGCTGGCCTGTCTGGGCGGGGCGGGGGCCTGCTTCTTggtgccttcaaaataaaatcacagttATAACATGATGCAAATCAGTGACTCAAGATGGGGGTTGTCAGGGGGCGTTAGGGGGTAATTGGAACTTGGACAGACGTGGGGGggaaaatggaacaaaaataaaaaggtattaCTTGTGACGGTTACATCTTAATAATTGTAATTTTGGATGAAATTAATAAGAATATATCGAGTTCTATGTATCCGACTTTCAATTGAAACCCCCCCACTACCACtctagccaatcagaatcgAGCAGCTGCTATGAATGAAACTGATGTATCAAAAAGTTGCTGCAAtaaagatgattaaaaaaaagggggaaaaattgaattaattatttttttcatattttgcaTCGTAATGTTCAAGGAAATTAAGGAAAGATGCAAAAGAGGGGGGCTAATGCTAAATGGGTTTCCTCGGCAAGGCAAAGTTTTGGAACCCCTGATATAAATGGTATAAAACCTTATAATCaaaacagaaatacacattCTCTCACCTCTACGAACCAAGTGTGGACTCGGACCCCTGGATCCACCCTGAGAGTGAGGGGTTCCCACAGAGAGATGGACTGAACCATTCctctgaggaggaggggtggaCATCAGCTCACGGGCCGGGCTGCGAAaatacaacaaatcaaaaatctTAAACCATTAACATTTCGTGCTCAATATTTACCAAGTTGTGAATCACTTGAAGAAAAATCATGCAAACTATCAAACTGTCATTCAGAGGATAATAATTATGTTAAATGAAGGTTATctcacacaagaaaaaaaacacacacaaaaaaaacactttaaagataATATTGAGGCAAGGATGCAAAATCAGTTTGTGCAGAAATGTGTGACATGCAAAATGAGACATGGCCACAATGCAGTCCCTTAGACTGCAGCGCTTACAggcaaggaggaggaaggagaacataaattttttttttttttgaatagtTAGACTTCCGTCAATCATAACAACAAGCAGGAGGAAGGAAACAAAGCATTACATGATTTTTGCTGCAACACAGACTTAATTTGTTAAATAGAAGCCAAATTTAGATTGTGGGACGTAGAAGACGTTGTATTTCATGACGTTCAACATGTGATCAGTGAACTGTGACGGACCAATCAAACACATGACAAACATAAAAAGGGTAGACGAGCTCCGGATTGGCTGATTGGCTGCGAGCAGGCGGTGGAGAATTGTTGCTACCTCAGCTCGCTCCTCCTTACCTGCTCTCCTCTGCGCTGAGCTGCGTTACAACCTGAGGTTTCACTGTGGCTACCTGGACCCCACCtcccacaccaccaccacctccactcAGGACAGGCTGCTCGGCCTCTGCAGCCGGGGACCAGGCCTGGGGTTGGGGCTCAGGCTGACCCCAGGCTTCCAGAGGGGGCAGTGTGGGTTGGAAGGTGGGTGAGGTTAGCTGTGGCTGCTTTCTATTAACAGTGTTGGCTCTACGGGGAGCGGGGTCCGGCTTTTTGTTAACAGGGCTAGGGAGGGgggaagaggggagagagttcaGGAGGGCAAACCACAAGTCGTCAAGACAGAATGAAGGAGAGCAAGAGACCGAgagagaccaaaacaaaaaaaagagacagacagagagagagagattctgcAGGAGACAGAATAAGGTGCAGCTTCCTTTAGCTCAGTTTCAGAAAGGACTCAAAGAGACATTAAGACCACCAGACAGCCTTTTTAAATAGAACAACTTTGCTCGGTGACATCTCTGCACGGACAGCAGAAACAGATACCACACGGTACAAACAAATGCAACAGAGGAAGCccacacaaaacataaaaaccagCAACCTATACGCAGAATCCTAGGCTTTAATtggaaacaaagagaaaacacaaaagtacAAAGGAGTGACAAGAGAACATAGCTCTAGACAAAATGTGTCAATGTTCAAAGAGAACTcgttttcatctttttcagtACCATCCTCGAAGAAAAAGTAACTGATAGCTTGTGCTGaattaacagaaacaaaaacagaaatgtggtGCAAAAATAACACACAGCGTCATTCCCTTCTTTTACTTCAAAGTGACTGGATTCATGGGAGCTACATTGGACTATGGCACAGCTTTGAAGTCTGGACTGGGCAGATCTTCAGTGGGCGTTTCAGTGACTGTGATGGACTCGTTAGCCACTACATAGAGCGCAGACACCGCCGGGCCCCGCGACTCCTGCCTGCCCAGAGTCTTGGGACGTGACGGGAGCGTGAGCGGCAGGCTGAGGCTGAGGTTGGGGCGAGACAGGTACCTGTCTTTACGGGGGGTGTGACTGTCCCCATCCTGCCCTGTCAGGCTGCCGGGGCGTTTCCTCTCCGTGCCGGATTCAGGGTCTGGGGTGGCGGGATGGGAGGGCAAGGCAAACATGCCGGAAACGTTGAAGTCCACCTCTGTTAGGGTTAGGGAGGGGGTGGGAAGCAAAAAGAGGAGAGATTATGTTaattataactttatttatatagaactttacaaaaacaagtaaCAAAGTactttacaatttaaaaaaaaaatgcaaaactgataaa
This Labrus bergylta chromosome 16, fLabBer1.1, whole genome shotgun sequence DNA region includes the following protein-coding sequences:
- the slc5a11 gene encoding sodium/myo-inositol cotransporter 2, whose translation is MDPTHGPQRTSTSSSPSPPTGGSATLDTWDIVVLVVYFVLILAVGFWSMFRTKRSTVDGYFLAGKSMTWWPVGASLFASNIGSGHFIGLAGSGAAAGIGAIAYEWNGMLMVLLLGWLFLPIYIASGVTTMPEYLQRRFGGRRTQLFITVLSLFIYIFTKISVDMYAGALFIQLALKWNLYLAVILLLSVTALYTVAGGLAAVIYTDAAQTVIMLAGSLTLMGFSFAEVGGWDALMEGYFKAIPSIRVPNSTCGLPREDSFHIFRDPFNSDLPWPGVIIGMSIPSMWYWCSDQVIVQRSLAAKNLSHAKGGSLLAAYLKVLPFFAIMLPGMISRILYTDDVACADPERCKQICGNPVGCSDTAYVRLVMELLPAGLRGLMMAVMIAALMSSLTSIFNSSSTIFTMDLWKSVRTSASEWELMIVGRLFVLVLVVVSVLWIPVVQASQGGQLFIYIQSISTYLQPPVSIIFLLGCFWKRTNEKGAFWGLAIGLAIGCIRMLLDFIYPAPLCYEEDNRPGVLKYVHYLYFSMLLSFITLVVVVVISLATEEPKPEQISRLTWFTRFDPVEPKEQVFSVEQSKTTPEVITTQTNRTDVTEKDEERSNGKASHPRKDSSSSTPSVQSQSRLISALYWLCGMERGNEGEENPAKPLVPEQAIFSLEENRHMRLIVNVNLLICLSVICFMIGYWG